One Mycobacterium sp. 050128 genomic window carries:
- the dprA gene encoding DNA-processing protein DprA, translating to MTAVCDDPSWPAWAYLSRVAEPPCPELAALVGCVGPVEAAERVRRGLVSEELARHTAARREIDRATADLELLARRGGRLITPGCPEWPLLAFSAFGGVGSKPRGGPPMVLWALGPVRLDEIAQRAAAVVGTRAATAYGEQVTADLAAGLAERDVAVVSGGAYGIDGAAHRAALASEGITVAALAGGIDIPYPAGHSALLHRIAGHGLLFSEYPPGLRPARHRFLTRNRLVAAVAGAVVVVEAGLRSGAANTAAWARALGRVVAAVPGPVTSSASAGCHALLRDGAELVTRADDIVEFVGRIGEFAFEEPRPATALDGLGEAERRVHEALPGRGAATIDEIAVSSGLMPEQVLGPLAILEVAGLAERDGGQWRIVRTRARAGQAQRDTRGITPDNGAFAHRGSGRPAATSRLV from the coding sequence ATGACCGCGGTGTGCGACGATCCCAGCTGGCCGGCCTGGGCGTACCTGTCGCGCGTGGCCGAGCCGCCGTGCCCGGAACTCGCCGCCCTGGTGGGATGCGTCGGCCCGGTCGAGGCGGCCGAGCGTGTCCGGCGCGGGCTGGTCAGCGAGGAGCTGGCGCGCCACACCGCGGCCAGGCGAGAAATAGACCGGGCCACAGCAGATCTCGAGTTGCTCGCCCGCCGCGGCGGGCGATTGATCACGCCCGGCTGCCCGGAGTGGCCGCTGCTCGCGTTCTCGGCTTTCGGCGGTGTCGGATCGAAACCTCGTGGCGGGCCGCCGATGGTGTTGTGGGCGTTGGGTCCGGTGCGTCTGGACGAGATCGCCCAACGCGCGGCCGCGGTGGTGGGCACCCGTGCGGCCACCGCCTATGGCGAACAGGTGACCGCCGATCTGGCGGCGGGACTGGCCGAGCGGGATGTCGCGGTGGTCTCGGGCGGCGCCTACGGCATCGACGGAGCGGCCCATCGCGCGGCGCTGGCCAGCGAGGGAATCACCGTGGCGGCGCTGGCGGGCGGCATCGACATCCCTTACCCGGCAGGGCATTCGGCGTTGCTGCATCGCATCGCCGGGCATGGGCTGCTGTTCAGCGAATACCCGCCCGGCCTGCGCCCCGCCCGGCATCGGTTTCTGACCCGCAATCGTCTGGTCGCCGCAGTCGCGGGGGCCGTCGTGGTGGTGGAGGCGGGTCTGCGCAGCGGTGCGGCGAACACCGCCGCCTGGGCGCGGGCGTTGGGCCGGGTGGTGGCCGCGGTGCCCGGACCGGTCACCTCGTCGGCGTCGGCGGGTTGTCACGCACTGCTGCGCGACGGCGCCGAGCTGGTCACCCGGGCCGACGACATCGTCGAATTCGTCGGCCGCATCGGCGAATTCGCCTTTGAAGAGCCCCGGCCCGCGACGGCGTTGGACGGGCTGGGCGAGGCCGAGCGTCGGGTGCACGAGGCGTTGCCCGGGCGAGGTGCCGCGACGATCGACGAGATCGCCGTCTCCTCCGGGCTGATGCCCGAGCAGGTGCTGGGACCGCTGGCGATCCTCGAGGTGGCCGGGCTGGCCGAGCGTGACGGCGGACAATGGCGAATCGTTCGCACCCGCGCCCGAGCAGGGCAGGCGCAACGGGACACCCGCGGTATCACCCCGGATAACGGCGCATTTGCGCACCGCGGTAGCGGCCGACCTGCGGCGACGTCCCGACTCGTATAG
- a CDS encoding lactate 2-monooxygenase: MAFGAYQNEIYFQGLAGVVPALPMAFAELEARAEKAMPPSVWSYVTGGAGDERTQRANREAFDHWGLIPRMFVGAAERDLSVQMFGLTLPSPLFMAPIGVIGICAQDGHGDLATARAAAATGVPMVVSTLTADPMEEVAAQFGDTPGFFQLYTPKDRDLAASLVQRAEAAGYQGIIVTLDTWIPGWRPRDLSTANFPQLRGHCLSNYTSDPVFRAGLQRPPEEDPQAAVLQWITTFGNPLTWDDLPWLRSLTDLPMIIKGICHPDDARRARDGGIDGIYCSTHGGRQANGGLPALDCLPGVIEAADGLPVLFDSGIRSGADIVKALAMGATAVGVGRPYAYGLALGGVDGIVHVLRSLLAEADLIMAVDGYPTLKDLTPDTLRRVG, encoded by the coding sequence ATGGCATTCGGCGCGTACCAGAACGAGATCTACTTCCAGGGCCTGGCCGGGGTGGTGCCCGCGCTGCCGATGGCTTTCGCGGAGTTGGAGGCCCGCGCCGAGAAGGCGATGCCGCCGTCGGTGTGGTCCTACGTCACCGGGGGCGCCGGCGACGAACGCACCCAGCGGGCCAACCGCGAGGCGTTCGACCACTGGGGCCTGATCCCGCGCATGTTCGTCGGGGCCGCCGAGCGCGACCTGTCGGTGCAGATGTTCGGCCTGACCCTGCCGTCGCCGTTGTTCATGGCGCCGATCGGCGTGATCGGCATCTGTGCTCAAGACGGCCACGGCGACCTGGCCACCGCGCGCGCGGCCGCGGCCACCGGTGTCCCGATGGTTGTTTCCACCCTGACCGCCGATCCGATGGAAGAGGTCGCCGCGCAGTTCGGTGACACCCCCGGCTTCTTCCAGCTGTACACGCCGAAGGATCGCGACCTGGCCGCCAGCCTGGTGCAGCGGGCCGAAGCGGCCGGTTACCAGGGCATCATCGTCACGCTCGACACCTGGATCCCCGGGTGGCGACCGCGCGACCTCAGCACGGCCAACTTCCCCCAGCTGCGCGGGCACTGCCTGAGCAACTACACCAGCGATCCGGTTTTTCGCGCCGGCCTGCAACGCCCGCCCGAAGAGGACCCGCAAGCCGCCGTGCTGCAGTGGATTACGACGTTCGGAAACCCCCTGACCTGGGATGACCTGCCCTGGCTGCGGTCGCTGACCGACCTGCCGATGATCATCAAGGGCATCTGTCATCCCGACGACGCCCGGCGCGCCAGGGACGGCGGCATCGACGGCATCTACTGCTCCACCCACGGCGGGCGCCAGGCCAACGGCGGCCTGCCCGCGCTGGACTGCCTGCCCGGCGTGATCGAGGCCGCCGACGGGCTGCCGGTGCTGTTCGACTCGGGCATCCGCAGCGGCGCCGACATCGTCAAGGCGCTGGCCATGGGCGCCACCGCCGTCGGGGTGGGCCGCCCCTACGCCTACGGTCTGGCGCTCGGCGGCGTCGACGGGATCGTGCACGTGCTGCGCAGCCTGCTGGCCGAAGCGGACCTGATCATGGCCGTCGACGGCTATCCGACCCTGAAAGATCTCACCCCGGACACGCTTCGGCGCGTCGGCTAA
- a CDS encoding siderophore-interacting protein: protein MAGRPLQRFEVVGTQQIAPHMTRVTLGSSQFDTFVPSNFTDSYVKLVFVADDIDVAALPQPLTQDSFAVLPPEKRPSVRTITVRKVDAAACQISLDIVVHGEHGVAGTWAASAQPGQVIYLMGPGGAYTPDPAADWHLLAGDESALPAIATALEALPPSAIGKAFIEVAGPDDQIELTAPEGVQLNWVYRGARADLASDDRAGDFAPLIEAVTTSLWLPGQVHVFIHGEAQAVMHNLRPYVRKERGVDAKWASSISGYWRRGRTEETFRQWKKELAQLESGAESASSSA, encoded by the coding sequence GTGGCAGGTCGACCACTCCAACGTTTTGAAGTCGTCGGTACCCAACAAATCGCACCGCACATGACGCGTGTGACGCTGGGGAGCAGTCAGTTCGACACCTTCGTGCCGAGCAACTTCACCGACTCCTACGTCAAGTTGGTATTCGTCGCCGACGACATCGACGTGGCCGCGTTGCCCCAGCCCCTGACCCAGGACAGCTTCGCCGTGCTGCCGCCCGAGAAAAGGCCGTCGGTTCGGACCATCACCGTTCGCAAGGTCGACGCCGCGGCCTGCCAGATCTCGCTGGACATCGTGGTGCACGGCGAACACGGCGTGGCGGGTACCTGGGCGGCCTCGGCCCAACCCGGTCAGGTGATCTATCTGATGGGTCCCGGCGGCGCCTACACGCCCGACCCCGCGGCCGATTGGCATTTGCTCGCCGGAGACGAGTCTGCGCTGCCGGCCATCGCCACCGCCCTGGAAGCGTTGCCCCCCAGTGCAATTGGCAAGGCCTTCATCGAAGTGGCCGGCCCCGACGACCAAATCGAGTTGACCGCGCCGGAAGGCGTGCAGCTGAACTGGGTTTATCGCGGCGCCCGCGCGGACCTCGCCTCCGATGATCGCGCCGGCGATTTCGCGCCGCTGATCGAGGCCGTCACCACCTCCCTGTGGCTGCCCGGGCAGGTGCACGTCTTCATCCACGGTGAGGCCCAGGCCGTCATGCACAATTTGCGGCCCTACGTCCGCAAAGAGCGTGGGGTGGACGCGAAATGGGCATCGTCGATCTCCGGCTACTGGCGGCGCGGCCGCACCGAAGAGACATTCCGGCAGTGGAAGAAGGAACTGGCCCAGCTGGAATCCGGGGCGGAGTCGGCAAGCTCGTCAGCCTGA